Proteins encoded within one genomic window of Meiothermus sp. Pnk-1:
- a CDS encoding ABC transporter substrate-binding protein, giving the protein MRKLWVLALLALALLGAAFAQEKKRVVLAVGGKTALVYLPLTVIERLGLFEQEGLEVAIQDLQAGSRALAALNGGSAEVVMGFYDHTIQMQAQGRDIVAFVEVGRYPGVVLGVRSDLADRVRGVADLKGLKVGVSAPGSSTHFYLNHWLIKAGLRPTDVAVIGVGTGAQAVAAIERKQIDALVNVDPVITLLQQRGLIKVLADTRTAAGARAAFGGEYPAAVLYTTRAWLERNPDTAQRLVNAVVKGLRWLQGRSPEEIARVLPEEYFLGDRELYLQVLKNSAEMFSATGRFSDTAPLRPLVVLSGFDEKVARIQIDLKKTYTNAFVDKVSRQ; this is encoded by the coding sequence ATGCGGAAACTTTGGGTACTGGCACTCTTGGCTCTGGCCCTCCTGGGCGCGGCCTTCGCCCAGGAGAAGAAGCGGGTGGTCCTGGCGGTGGGCGGCAAGACCGCGCTGGTCTACCTGCCGCTCACGGTGATCGAGCGGCTCGGACTCTTCGAGCAGGAGGGGCTGGAGGTGGCCATCCAGGACCTGCAGGCCGGCTCGCGGGCGCTCGCGGCCCTCAACGGCGGCAGCGCCGAGGTGGTGATGGGTTTCTACGACCACACCATCCAGATGCAGGCCCAGGGCCGGGACATCGTGGCCTTTGTGGAGGTGGGTCGCTACCCTGGGGTGGTGCTAGGGGTGCGCAGCGACCTGGCCGATAGGGTGCGGGGGGTGGCCGACCTCAAGGGCCTCAAGGTAGGGGTGAGCGCGCCGGGGAGCTCCACCCACTTCTACCTCAACCACTGGCTGATCAAGGCCGGGCTCAGGCCCACCGACGTGGCGGTGATCGGGGTGGGCACCGGGGCCCAGGCCGTTGCGGCCATCGAGCGCAAGCAGATAGACGCCCTGGTCAACGTGGACCCGGTGATCACCCTGCTGCAACAGCGGGGGCTGATCAAGGTGCTGGCCGATACCCGCACCGCCGCCGGGGCCCGGGCGGCCTTCGGCGGCGAGTACCCGGCGGCGGTGCTCTACACCACCCGGGCCTGGCTGGAGAGAAACCCCGACACCGCCCAGCGGCTGGTCAACGCCGTGGTGAAGGGGCTGCGTTGGTTACAGGGCAGGAGCCCGGAGGAGATCGCCCGGGTGCTCCCCGAGGAGTACTTCCTGGGCGACCGCGAACTCTACCTGCAGGTCTTGAAGAACTCCGCCGAGATGTTCTCGGCCACCGGCCGCTTCAGCGATACTGCCCCCTTGAGGCCCTTGGTGGTGCTCTCCGGCTTCGACGAAAAGGTGGCCAGAATCCAGATCGACCTCAAAAAGACCTATACCAACGCCTTCGTGGACAAGGTATCCCGGCAGTGA
- a CDS encoding ABC transporter permease has translation MPARISVRLWQLGILIACVGVWEWASQSGRIDRFFFSQPSLIAGRVVRWFAEGEVYRHLWITSAEMLLAFFVGTLLGVVMGLWLALFPTASAVLDPYIKALNSIPRIILAPIFTLWFGLGMLSKVALGITLVFFVAFFNTYQGVKEVNPVVLANARLLGAGGGQLLRHVYLPAAASWIFSSLRTSIGFAVIGAVVGEYLGAAAGLGYLIAQAEGVFDTTGVFAGMAVLMAFVLVLDFLVSLVERRLLVWRPQATESAR, from the coding sequence ATGCCCGCGAGGATTAGTGTCCGCCTGTGGCAGCTGGGTATCCTGATAGCCTGCGTGGGGGTTTGGGAGTGGGCTTCCCAGAGCGGGCGCATCGATAGGTTCTTCTTCTCCCAGCCCAGCCTGATCGCCGGGCGGGTAGTCCGGTGGTTCGCCGAGGGCGAGGTCTACCGCCACCTCTGGATCACCTCGGCGGAGATGCTCCTGGCCTTCTTCGTGGGGACCTTGTTGGGGGTGGTGATGGGGTTGTGGCTGGCCCTGTTCCCCACGGCTTCGGCGGTGCTAGATCCCTACATCAAGGCCCTGAACTCGATCCCCCGCATCATCCTGGCCCCCATCTTCACGCTGTGGTTCGGACTGGGGATGCTCTCCAAGGTGGCCTTGGGGATTACGCTGGTCTTCTTCGTGGCCTTCTTCAACACCTACCAGGGGGTGAAGGAGGTCAACCCGGTGGTCCTGGCCAACGCCCGGCTGCTCGGGGCCGGCGGCGGCCAGCTTCTGCGCCACGTCTACCTGCCCGCGGCGGCGAGCTGGATCTTCAGCTCCTTGAGGACCTCCATCGGCTTCGCGGTGATCGGGGCGGTGGTGGGGGAGTACCTGGGGGCGGCTGCCGGGCTCGGCTACCTGATCGCCCAGGCCGAAGGGGTGTTCGACACCACCGGGGTCTTCGCCGGTATGGCGGTGCTGATGGCGTTTGTGCTGGTGCTGGACTTTTTGGTGAGCCTGGTGGAGCGGCGGCTTCTCGTCTGGCGGCCCCAGGCAACGGAATCGGCGCGGTAG
- a CDS encoding CaiB/BaiF CoA-transferase family protein → MSALAGIRVLELGSFIAGPFAAQLLADHGAEVIKLEPPEGDAMRRWGVHLKDGQSLWWPVIGRNKKSVVLDLRQPKGRALARRLALQADVLIENFRPGVLERLGLEPPGLLAENPRLIVTRVSGFGQQGPYRERAGFGSVAEAVGGLRYLVGFPDRPPPRVGLSIGDSLAGLFAAFGTLAALRARELSGRGQVLDVALTDAVIAVLESVLTEYSATGKVRERTGNILPGVAPSNLYPTRDGRHIQIGANADGPFQRLCQAMGCPELAEDPRYATHRARGERQGELDERIARWTRKYTLEELDRLLRAYGVPAGPVNSAREVVEDPHFRARGAVVEVETALGKLAMQGVVPRLSETPGRIAWAGPPLGAHTREVLGDLLGLGEAEMEALAEEGVVAWPKLG, encoded by the coding sequence GTGAGCGCGCTGGCGGGGATCCGGGTCCTCGAGCTCGGCAGCTTTATCGCCGGCCCCTTCGCGGCCCAGCTCCTGGCCGACCACGGGGCCGAGGTGATCAAGCTCGAGCCCCCGGAGGGCGACGCCATGCGCCGGTGGGGGGTCCACCTCAAGGACGGGCAGTCCCTGTGGTGGCCGGTGATCGGCCGCAACAAGAAGAGCGTGGTCCTGGACCTGCGCCAGCCCAAAGGCCGCGCGCTCGCCCGCCGGCTGGCCCTTCAGGCTGACGTGCTCATCGAGAACTTCCGTCCCGGGGTGCTGGAGCGGCTCGGCCTCGAGCCCCCGGGCCTCCTCGCCGAGAACCCCAGGCTCATCGTGACCCGGGTTTCCGGCTTTGGCCAGCAGGGCCCCTACCGGGAGCGGGCCGGGTTCGGCAGCGTGGCCGAGGCCGTAGGTGGCCTGCGCTACCTGGTGGGCTTCCCCGACCGGCCCCCGCCGCGGGTGGGGCTTTCCATCGGCGACAGCCTGGCCGGGCTCTTCGCCGCCTTCGGCACCCTGGCGGCCTTGCGTGCGCGCGAGCTCAGCGGGAGAGGTCAGGTGCTGGACGTGGCCCTCACCGACGCGGTGATCGCCGTCCTGGAGAGCGTGCTCACCGAGTACAGCGCCACCGGAAAGGTGCGCGAGCGCACCGGCAACATCCTGCCCGGGGTGGCCCCCTCCAACCTCTATCCCACCCGGGACGGGCGCCACATCCAGATCGGGGCCAACGCCGACGGGCCTTTCCAGAGGCTCTGCCAGGCCATGGGCTGCCCCGAGCTGGCCGAGGACCCCCGTTACGCCACCCATCGGGCCCGGGGGGAGCGCCAGGGGGAGTTGGACGAGCGCATCGCCCGGTGGACCCGGAAGTACACCCTGGAGGAGCTCGACCGGCTGCTCCGGGCCTACGGGGTGCCGGCCGGGCCGGTGAACAGCGCCCGGGAGGTGGTGGAGGACCCGCACTTCCGCGCCCGGGGGGCGGTGGTAGAGGTGGAAACCGCGCTGGGAAAGCTCGCCATGCAGGGGGTGGTGCCCAGGCTCTCGGAGACCCCCGGGCGCATCGCTTGGGCCGGCCCTCCCCTGGGGGCCCATACCCGCGAGGTGCTGGGGGATCTGCTGGGCCTGGGGGAAGCGGAGATGGAGGCGCTGGCGGAGGAAGGGGTGGTGGCATGGCCAAAGCTGGGCTAG
- a CDS encoding ATP-binding protein: protein MIPRRLRPALEERLRTSPVAVLTGPRQAGKTTLALEVGEAWGALYLDLESEADRARLAAPELYLEAHLDRLVILDEVHRTPDLFPLLRSLVDRARRRGRRTGLYLLLGSLSPEVSRQAGESLAGRASYLELAPFDLLEVGPQGEEALWLRGGFPESFLAPDDRASLRWRRDFLRAYVEREIPLLGGKLPGETLRRFLTMLAHLQGELLNLSTLARNLGLDGRTVARYLDLLADLYLLRRLPPLEANLGKRLVRSPKLYLRDSGLVHALLGLADLEALLAHPVVGASYEGFVLENLLRVLPEGAAAFFYRTRAGAEVDLVAVLPGEEVLAVEVKRSLTPRPSRGFHQALEDLRPRRSYVVYPGKEVFPLREGIWATPLLSLMRALQEGSEAPDPLS, encoded by the coding sequence ATGATTCCCCGCCGCCTCCGCCCCGCCCTGGAGGAACGCCTCCGGACCTCCCCCGTGGCGGTCCTCACCGGGCCCCGGCAGGCGGGGAAGACCACCCTGGCCCTGGAGGTAGGGGAGGCCTGGGGGGCCCTGTACCTCGACCTGGAGTCGGAGGCCGACCGGGCCCGGCTCGCTGCCCCCGAGCTCTACCTGGAGGCCCATCTGGACCGCCTGGTGATCCTGGACGAGGTGCACCGCACGCCCGACCTCTTTCCCCTCCTGCGGAGCCTGGTGGACCGGGCCCGCCGGCGGGGAAGGCGGACGGGCCTCTACCTCCTCCTAGGCTCCCTCTCCCCGGAGGTCTCCCGGCAGGCGGGGGAGAGCCTGGCGGGACGGGCCAGCTACCTGGAACTCGCCCCCTTTGACCTCCTGGAGGTGGGCCCCCAGGGGGAGGAGGCCCTCTGGCTCCGGGGGGGGTTCCCGGAGAGCTTCCTGGCCCCGGACGATCGGGCGAGCCTCCGCTGGCGGCGGGACTTCCTCCGGGCTTACGTGGAGCGGGAGATCCCGCTTCTGGGGGGAAAGCTTCCCGGGGAGACGCTGCGCCGCTTCCTGACCATGCTGGCGCACCTCCAGGGGGAGCTCCTCAACCTCTCGACCTTGGCCCGCAACCTGGGCCTGGACGGGCGGACCGTGGCCCGCTACCTGGACCTCCTGGCCGACCTCTACCTGCTGCGGCGCCTCCCGCCCCTGGAGGCCAACCTGGGCAAGCGCCTGGTCAGGAGCCCCAAGCTCTACCTGCGGGACAGCGGCCTGGTCCACGCGCTCCTGGGCCTGGCCGACCTGGAAGCCCTCCTGGCCCACCCCGTGGTGGGGGCGAGCTACGAGGGCTTCGTTCTGGAGAACCTCCTACGGGTCCTGCCCGAGGGGGCAGCGGCCTTCTTCTACCGCACCCGGGCGGGGGCGGAGGTGGATCTGGTGGCCGTCCTGCCCGGGGAGGAGGTCCTGGCGGTGGAGGTGAAGCGCAGCCTGACCCCCAGGCCCTCCCGGGGATTCCACCAGGCCCTGGAGGACCTCCGACCCCGGAGGTCCTACGTGGTCTACCCGGGGAAGGAGGTCTTCCCCCTGCGGGAGGGGATCTGGGCCACCCCCCTTCTCTCCCTGATGCGGGCTCTGCAGGAGGGCAGCGAGGCCCCAGATCCCCTAAGCTGA
- a CDS encoding type II toxin-antitoxin system Phd/YefM family antitoxin: MKRTWQLQEAKARFSEVVERALKGEPQTVTRRGRPAVVVLDWATYTRLRGKDVSLLEALRPSEPLSDEEAEALANRPQTGYREVGF, from the coding sequence GTGAAACGTACCTGGCAGTTACAGGAGGCCAAGGCCCGCTTCTCCGAGGTGGTGGAGCGGGCCCTGAAGGGCGAGCCCCAGACCGTGACCCGGCGGGGTCGGCCTGCGGTGGTGGTGCTTGACTGGGCCACCTACACCCGCCTCCGCGGCAAGGATGTCTCCCTCCTCGAGGCGCTGCGTCCCTCAGAACCCCTCTCCGACGAAGAAGCCGAGGCCCTCGCCAACCGCCCGCAAACGGGCTACCGGGAGGTGGGCTTCTGA
- a CDS encoding ABC transporter ATP-binding protein, with protein sequence MAKAGLGLKLAVELAGVAVRFGGYTAVEGVDLEVGEGEFVAVVGPTGCGKSTLLNVVAGLLPPSAGEVRAFGLEVRGLNPQVGYLFQQDALLPWKTALDNVALPLVFRGTPLREARERARPWLAKVGLERFADRYPHQLSGGMKKRVGLAQVLIGGPRLLLMDEPFSALDVQTRHLMENELLRLWQEDRKSVIFITHDLEEAIALADRVVVMSAGPRSRPIGAFAIPLARPRDVAEIRLTESFLRIHQEIWGLLRGEVQKGYARED encoded by the coding sequence ATGGCCAAAGCTGGGCTAGGGCTAAAGCTGGCGGTGGAGCTCGCCGGGGTGGCGGTGCGCTTCGGCGGCTACACCGCGGTGGAGGGGGTGGACCTCGAGGTCGGCGAGGGGGAGTTCGTGGCGGTGGTAGGGCCCACCGGCTGCGGCAAGAGCACGCTGCTCAACGTGGTGGCGGGCCTCCTCCCCCCGAGCGCCGGAGAGGTGCGCGCCTTCGGCCTGGAGGTGCGGGGCCTCAACCCCCAGGTGGGCTACCTCTTCCAGCAGGACGCCCTCCTGCCCTGGAAGACCGCCCTGGACAACGTAGCCCTCCCCCTGGTCTTCCGCGGCACCCCCCTCAGGGAGGCCCGCGAGCGGGCCCGACCCTGGCTCGCCAAGGTGGGCTTGGAGCGCTTCGCGGACCGCTATCCCCACCAGCTCTCCGGGGGCATGAAGAAGCGGGTGGGCCTGGCCCAGGTGCTGATCGGGGGCCCCAGACTCCTCCTGATGGACGAACCCTTCTCGGCCCTGGACGTGCAGACCCGGCACTTGATGGAAAACGAGCTCCTGAGGCTCTGGCAGGAGGACCGCAAGAGCGTGATCTTCATCACCCACGACCTTGAGGAGGCCATCGCCCTGGCCGACCGGGTGGTGGTGATGTCGGCGGGACCCCGCTCCCGGCCCATCGGCGCCTTCGCGATCCCCCTGGCCAGGCCCCGCGACGTGGCCGAGATCCGGCTCACCGAAAGCTTCCTGCGCATCCACCAGGAGATCTGGGGGCTGCTGAGGGGGGAGGTGCAGAAGGGCTATGCCCGCGAGGATTAG
- a CDS encoding type II toxin-antitoxin system VapC family toxin — translation MSYLLDTNVVSEAARRQPNPRVVAWLEGLPQREAYLSVLTLGELVQGAVRAPEARKPVLERWIADLERRFAGQILPLDLEVMETWGALTGEALNEGRPLSPLDALLAATALRHGLILVSRNTAHFRGLPIRLLNPWEGGRS, via the coding sequence CTGAGCTACCTGCTGGACACCAATGTGGTATCCGAGGCTGCCCGGCGCCAGCCCAACCCCAGGGTCGTGGCCTGGCTGGAAGGGCTCCCGCAGCGGGAGGCCTACCTTTCGGTGCTGACGCTGGGAGAACTGGTGCAGGGGGCCGTCCGCGCCCCTGAGGCGCGCAAGCCGGTGCTGGAGCGGTGGATCGCGGACCTCGAGCGCCGCTTCGCCGGGCAGATTCTGCCGCTGGACCTGGAGGTCATGGAGACCTGGGGCGCGCTCACCGGCGAGGCCCTGAACGAAGGCCGCCCCCTCTCTCCGCTGGACGCCCTGCTGGCTGCCACCGCCCTGCGCCACGGGCTCATCCTGGTCAGCCGCAACACCGCCCACTTCCGGGGCCTGCCTATCCGCTTGCTCAACCCCTGGGAGGGTGGACGGTCCTGA
- a CDS encoding helix-turn-helix domain-containing protein: protein MRGYNQKGPGALKDRRHQNPGQKPKLTPQEQERVLEALKGPPPDGGLWTGPKLRDWVERELGADAEAQEMFKKTPLGVCCAKQRRGPTDRGGG from the coding sequence GTGCGGGGCTACAACCAGAAAGGCCCCGGGGCCCTGAAGGACCGGCGGCACCAGAACCCGGGACAGAAGCCCAAGCTCACCCCCCAAGAACAGGAGAGGGTTCTGGAAGCCCTCAAGGGTCCTCCCCCCGATGGGGGCCTGTGGACGGGACCCAAGCTGCGGGACTGGGTGGAGCGGGAGCTAGGGGCCGATGCTGAGGCGCAGGAGATGTTCAAAAAAACTCCGCTCGGTGTTTGCTGCGCAAAGCAGCGCCGAGGTCCAACAGACCGGGGCGGAGGGTGA